In one window of Campylobacter hepaticus DNA:
- the fliQ gene encoding flagellar biosynthesis protein FliQ — MNESTLVALGVQTFKITLLLSLPMLIAGLVAGLIISIFQATTQINEMTLSFVPKIILIVIVLIFLMPWMTTTMIDFTQNIINQIPTFIK; from the coding sequence ATGAATGAAAGCACCTTAGTTGCTCTTGGAGTGCAAACTTTTAAAATCACCTTATTACTCTCTTTACCTATGCTTATTGCAGGACTTGTTGCAGGACTTATAATCAGCATTTTTCAAGCAACCACACAAATTAATGAAATGACTCTTTCTTTTGTTCCTAAAATCATCTTAATTGTTATTGTTTTGATCTTTTTAATGCCTTGGATGACTACAACAATGATTGATTTTACTCAAAATATTATTAATCAAATTCCAACTTTTATCAAATGA
- a CDS encoding menaquinone biosynthesis family protein — translation MKKITLAHSPDADDIFMYMAIKLGWTGNDFNYENTALDIQSLNDLALKNEFDITAISFALYPLIALEYALLRTAISFGQGYGPKLIKKKNTHLKKDFKVALSGLNTTNALIFRIKYPQAKIIYKNFLDIENAVLNDEVDAGVLIHESILDFNHNLCVEAEIWDIWLDLIKENLPLPLGGMALRRSLPLNDAIKIEKDLSNAVKLADSNRKILIPMLIERKLIRVNEEKLNTYLNLYANKNSISLSPTQMLALDALFKLGYDYKFYDKIIHTKDYLIPSEYEQARNS, via the coding sequence ATGAAAAAAATCACTCTAGCACATTCTCCTGATGCAGACGATATTTTCATGTATATGGCTATTAAACTAGGTTGGACTGGTAATGACTTTAACTATGAAAACACAGCATTAGATATACAAAGCTTAAATGATTTAGCTTTAAAAAATGAATTTGATATTACAGCTATTTCTTTTGCACTTTATCCTTTGATTGCTTTAGAATACGCCCTTTTAAGAACAGCCATAAGTTTTGGTCAAGGCTATGGTCCAAAACTAATAAAGAAAAAAAATACTCACTTAAAAAAAGATTTTAAAGTAGCTTTAAGTGGATTAAATACTACCAATGCCTTAATCTTTCGCATCAAATATCCTCAAGCTAAAATCATTTATAAAAATTTCTTAGACATTGAAAACGCTGTTTTAAATGATGAAGTTGATGCTGGGGTTTTAATCCATGAAAGCATTTTAGATTTTAACCATAATCTTTGCGTAGAAGCCGAAATTTGGGATATATGGCTTGATCTTATTAAAGAAAATCTACCCCTACCTTTAGGTGGAATGGCTTTACGTCGATCCTTGCCTCTTAATGATGCCATTAAAATAGAAAAAGATCTTAGCAATGCAGTCAAACTTGCTGATTCAAATCGCAAAATTTTAATCCCCATGCTAATAGAAAGAAAACTCATCCGCGTTAATGAAGAAAAACTAAATACCTATCTTAATCTTTACGCAAACAAAAACTCTATCAGTTTAAGTCCAACACAAATGCTTGCACTAGATGCACTCTTTAAACTAGGGTATGATTATAAATTTTATGATAAAATTATACATACAAAAGATTATCTTATCCCTAGTGAATACGAACAAGCTAGAAATTCTTAA
- the recA gene encoding recombinase RecA, with protein MDDNKKKSLDAALKSLDKTFGKGTILRLGDKEVEQIDSIATGSLGLDLALGIGGVPKGRIVEIYGPESSGKTTLTLHIIAQCQKAGGVCAFVDAEHALDVKYAKNLGVNTDDLYVSQPDFGEQALEIVETLARSGAIDLIVVDSVAALTPKAEIEGDMGDQHVGLQARLMSQALRKLTGIVHKMNTTVVFINQIRMKIGAMGYGTPETTTGGNALKFYASVRLDVRKVATLKQNEEPIGNRVKVKVVKNKVAPPFKQAEFDVMFGEGLSCEGELIDYGVKLDIVDKSGAWFSYKDKKLGQGRENSKAFLKENPEIADEIAQAIKNSIGIEGMISGGEDSEEGEE; from the coding sequence ATGGATGATAATAAAAAAAAGTCTTTAGATGCTGCTTTAAAAAGTTTAGATAAAACTTTTGGAAAAGGGACGATTTTAAGATTAGGGGATAAGGAAGTTGAACAAATTGATAGTATAGCAACAGGTTCTCTTGGATTAGATTTAGCTCTTGGGATAGGTGGGGTTCCTAAGGGAAGGATTGTAGAAATTTATGGACCTGAAAGCTCAGGTAAGACGACTTTAACCTTGCATATTATTGCTCAATGTCAAAAAGCAGGAGGAGTGTGTGCTTTTGTAGATGCAGAACATGCGCTTGATGTTAAATATGCTAAGAATTTGGGAGTTAATACAGATGATCTTTATGTTTCTCAGCCTGATTTTGGTGAACAAGCTTTAGAAATAGTAGAAACTTTAGCAAGAAGTGGGGCTATTGATCTTATAGTAGTAGATAGTGTTGCAGCTCTTACTCCAAAAGCTGAGATTGAAGGTGATATGGGAGATCAGCATGTAGGACTTCAAGCAAGATTAATGTCTCAAGCTTTAAGAAAACTTACAGGCATAGTGCATAAAATGAATACTACTGTGGTTTTTATCAATCAAATTCGTATGAAAATCGGTGCTATGGGTTATGGTACACCTGAGACCACTACAGGAGGAAATGCACTTAAGTTTTATGCTTCTGTACGTTTAGATGTGAGAAAAGTGGCTACTTTAAAGCAAAATGAAGAACCTATTGGTAATCGCGTTAAAGTAAAAGTTGTTAAAAACAAAGTTGCACCGCCTTTTAAACAAGCTGAATTTGATGTGATGTTTGGAGAAGGTTTAAGTTGCGAGGGTGAGCTTATAGATTATGGTGTTAAACTTGATATAGTAGATAAAAGTGGAGCATGGTTTTCTTATAAAGATAAAAAATTAGGGCAGGGTAGAGAAAATTCTAAAGCTTTTCTTAAAGAAAATCCAGAAATAGCAGATGAAATCGCACAAGCAATTAAAAATTCTATAGGTATAGAAGGAATGATTAGTGGTGGTGAAGATAGTGAAGAAGGAGAAGAATAA